Proteins encoded within one genomic window of Prosthecobacter fusiformis:
- a CDS encoding response regulator, which yields MRDEREKILPYKIMPNPNLTAPSVDAKALKRVAIVDDHTMMRGGMKLFIESLPDFEFAWTSEDAREAMAALEADVPDILIMDITLPDRNGIELVKDVHAIYPDLPVLMMSMHDESYYALRALKAGAKGYLMKSMPNEVYERALRRVAEGGTWLSEAMSEQMVQMYTSGTKREGDDGLEVLTDREFEVFQLIGEGQSTHQVAAALHISTKTVDVHRSNIRTKLKMEDGSAVVRFAIRWVESRRMAAQ from the coding sequence ATGCGCGATGAACGTGAAAAAATTCTTCCCTATAAAATCATGCCGAATCCAAATTTAACAGCGCCAAGCGTCGATGCAAAAGCCCTCAAGCGGGTCGCCATTGTGGATGATCATACGATGATGCGTGGTGGTATGAAGCTGTTCATTGAGAGCCTGCCTGATTTTGAATTTGCCTGGACCTCCGAAGATGCGCGGGAGGCGATGGCTGCACTAGAAGCCGACGTGCCGGATATCCTCATCATGGACATCACCCTGCCGGACCGCAACGGCATCGAGCTGGTCAAGGACGTCCACGCCATCTATCCAGACCTGCCCGTGCTGATGATGTCCATGCATGATGAGTCCTATTATGCCCTTCGTGCCCTCAAAGCGGGGGCCAAGGGCTATCTGATGAAAAGCATGCCGAATGAAGTCTATGAGCGCGCCCTGCGCCGGGTGGCGGAAGGCGGTACTTGGCTCAGTGAAGCGATGTCCGAGCAAATGGTGCAGATGTACACCAGTGGCACAAAGCGTGAAGGCGATGATGGGCTGGAGGTGCTGACAGACCGGGAATTTGAAGTATTTCAATTGATCGGCGAAGGGCAAAGCACCCATCAGGTGGCGGCGGCGCTGCACATCAGCACGAAAACGGTGGATGTGCATCGATCCAATATCCGCACGAAATTGAAAATGGAAGACGGGTCTGCGGTGGTGCGCTTTGCGATCCGCTGGGTGGAATCCCGCCGGATGGCGGCTCAGTGA
- a CDS encoding PEP-CTERM sorting domain-containing protein, whose amino-acid sequence MPKGTPRQGANSPKKGSSQEWRISKTPLVLTAFTRTPFMNTQTPLTTPALKRISDSRSKRHRHRLSVFACLPILALMLGEVKGQAPVTGDWNVNANGNWTDTTRWVDGVVPNGVGYIADIVHNISSTRTITLDIAITLGTLRLGDTNADDAFILTGETLTFDNGGAGAILDHGIGSVTGGPAQNPNASDRLNMMVDLNDDLTIYADANISFYNTWDAQGHDITINGNARVYFDGNGTADFGNVVNAGTITVNSGELRIEGQVGAKENYVGADLISLGTGTPMTGNNSFTRLYLVNTEATQDFDLNMNGYAWFINDMGENDQTFTGNINLTGNFNTNLMDVNDPSTTASVLYEQHIFTGVISGTGGFTKINTGAMVLTNNNTFEGVMQIERGRSENLGSVHLSGADGAVSGTSGIILSRDGSLYLDNSSAVNNNRINDTASITMRDYGQLRIIGNDSAAVSETMGALVIGSGTNRISFDLADSTPQSVSLTFDSFQRNAGAIAQFQVVDSAPGALGTTAQVHIADGGASAVQYGGGGGNGSTNQTILVGAVGGNAAIPDHFMTFDENNPTLLRPLDFDTEYLLSQNLVDNGIAHTLNRDTIQGTDHNLMINYNTEDPNNPDPQVDWYGVRPIRVTESIAINSLRFGTRTPTVGLNTNELGSTVVLDRNAVIYLGDKAAGDGLPEVTGSGSGMILFGRDSAGNAAGSNQFIVGGALDFGSREAIFINESGNSAYIRSEIRGSGGLTKTGAQSVFLDNANTYTGTTTVAEQYLVVRHSQGLGGSNRVDVVGNGALYLELGSEMSADTDLYIMNRSESDVALRSNSSHNSWNGDIIMDNTSAIGQQLYSARIQIGTHDSLSLNGNIYGANLSNPLTADLNLNDAALISTESSGAGIININGVFQDNINGAASDLSGTGENQVLRFQVTGNNQLIVNVGQQWNAAGRILHEQGYLRYTGEGNFWTDEAAAAIVPTNAMSGMRLGGSSSGDLADINVVLTKEGQKLNIDRIDFGGSGSSDNYNNFGNIVLAGTNTSGTVTFGNGTGIMYYGSTDASRSYTRDLAVFSALGGTVNMDFRLDDNDSEVHTVFTKIGGGIVNLRGDNTATNGDVENVNLAGGLLRLTNYGSSTGTRFDNGAMVVFAGGSLEMDGVGSTTNITENFTGTAVGGAATFPVSSAATVIAAGSSNVVVTSDTGRTTTLNLGSSTINLNRESGGTLNFVENSNGGTSVITLNGVGAPAADSAIAWATYGDSFNSATQTANALDFAMVDSSGAVSAFTGSSREDTDDASAWTAGADVSEGAGGFSGTTSAGAEVNTLHFDHDGSSTLTLDAGGLTVDSGGIMISSAVASDSSTKSIMGGDLRAGSGQDLIIHQYGAGALTIDSNIIENGGTALVKTGRGELILTGTNTYTGGTFLNGGIITVSSDDQLGAVPGATEAGNLRFNGGTLNTTANMTLDSDRGIMIGGNGGGLSVAEGTTLSYGGIITSEANLIEEYVTAQATGSFVKSGAGTLVLTGTDNHTFTGILDIREGTILWENTAAGSTTADIFGSHNEFMDGTILRSGATLEFAGGTASTSSNSTTTIYEWFTLEAGSTINASLVSNSTTPRDRTYTFNGVIHLDAMGNAGTAAGTVLFNTARRGINFNNDGGYLTGDGGIQKIGDGALYFRENSPEWTGQLIINEGTVQAYSAGNVFGTGTLPILLGHDGNAVGETNGGNNEAGIYMRNESGFNNLPTITHDIIVRNENGLGSQEKRIGGYYLAHEDVAQYNGNLTLNDDVRFFYQDDVRNSLDTSNNSSHFRNDTRSYGAPENSETIFINFNGGINGDGNIITYVGQGGTGNATNGSITGANDDLVIHTIFGLNGDNRDWTGKLIISNNGGTTAADDVDRFAYIRLGHEFALNDNQVEFANRGYLQMGGIDKTFSQNFLFIGGTGLANTAKIQNADESDVTITFFSGAGTVNEVYQDIGVGMEDGVVYGGRYEDRGLLNVVKSGAGHTVFGASTGGGEIADSFSSYSGTTTVQEGILYAGSNNAFSPNSRFIVEAGAELSLYWDQASTGFDNTLGSLSGSSGALVDIDNSILRLGGDGTIGADYSGTISGYGSFYKIGTGSQRLSGDNTFFASNVAILEGTLIGGSNSAFGDDYNVINLGGVPLAAPSPIDARVELLLDGSATAVNNIVSMNPFDGNTQGITLIGTRATAGTYGFSNLSSVDAGNNIFAIAEGDSTFQFGGNVVIYDYGMGASLIKLGSGTVEMHGTSNYYGTGFNTSGQAIDGGTVLRQGTLSVFNSTALSTTVVELGDTRRVLSQGVYLATSGSLVTRGGEFDAESNGAGAAGAGAFLDVTSQVDGVTLTEADVGKRILVKDELGDPERNGIYEILSVDEADGSMILVRADDFDEAGEMLYGSSVEVAAGEQAGLSYFMASADVEAVNADDQSSPVYWEKEDASSDLALVAGVADLTILNDVDVNDTNSGGISALGGIFTSGNSTFTGNITLQHQDGVDNIHEITLTSASNTESGTGERGTIFTGVLSEAQLGDTLHVRVDGGGTVTLTNDSHSYTGKTTVGEDSTLLLHGAASISNSNWLEVEAGGVFETTQLTSSSAYTWENTVSGTGSIRPGAGNAFIVDGDGVIRPGLSSSPYNIATAGDQIGRLTVEGNLVLAGDSSGTDRLLLQMGATGGADFNDAINFSNNQGAGFGSWLQTQATLYDSFTGGNHDSLTITGNLSLDEGGYIVFNNSNGDYVPQYGDVFNLLDWDSLTENDFDTGGTQRGGGLLGDLYLPDLNTGFYDTSLFLSHGIIVVVPEPGRAGLLLGAGLIFMLRRRRPATR is encoded by the coding sequence ATGCCCAAGGGCACTCCAAGGCAGGGAGCCAATAGCCCAAAAAAGGGCTCCAGCCAAGAATGGCGCATCTCCAAAACCCCGCTGGTCCTGACCGCATTCACCCGCACCCCCTTTATGAATACCCAAACGCCACTGACCACTCCTGCTCTGAAAAGAATTTCAGACAGCCGTTCAAAACGGCATCGCCATAGGCTCTCAGTCTTCGCTTGTCTGCCGATACTGGCACTCATGCTGGGCGAGGTCAAAGGTCAGGCACCGGTGACAGGAGACTGGAACGTTAATGCTAATGGTAACTGGACGGATACGACCCGCTGGGTGGACGGGGTAGTGCCAAATGGAGTGGGATATATTGCTGATATTGTTCATAACATCAGTTCTACGCGCACCATCACGTTAGACATTGCCATCACTTTGGGAACTCTGCGGCTGGGGGATACTAATGCAGACGATGCTTTCATCCTGACAGGAGAAACCCTCACATTCGACAATGGCGGGGCAGGAGCCATCCTGGACCACGGCATAGGGAGCGTGACAGGGGGCCCGGCTCAAAATCCAAACGCCAGTGACCGTCTAAACATGATGGTGGATCTGAATGATGACCTGACGATCTACGCAGACGCAAACATCAGTTTTTACAATACCTGGGATGCACAGGGTCACGACATCACCATCAATGGCAATGCCCGGGTTTATTTTGACGGTAACGGAACTGCTGATTTCGGTAATGTCGTCAATGCGGGCACCATCACCGTCAATAGCGGGGAGCTGCGTATTGAAGGCCAGGTCGGTGCCAAAGAAAACTATGTCGGGGCAGATCTCATCTCACTGGGAACAGGCACACCCATGACCGGCAACAACTCCTTCACCCGATTGTATCTGGTCAATACCGAAGCCACTCAGGACTTCGACCTGAACATGAACGGCTACGCCTGGTTCATCAATGATATGGGAGAAAATGACCAGACTTTCACAGGGAACATCAACCTGACTGGAAACTTCAATACCAACCTGATGGATGTGAATGATCCCAGCACCACCGCCAGCGTTCTGTATGAACAGCACATTTTCACGGGTGTCATCTCAGGCACAGGCGGCTTCACGAAGATCAATACCGGAGCCATGGTGCTCACCAATAATAACACCTTTGAAGGCGTTATGCAAATTGAGCGGGGACGCTCAGAGAACCTGGGTTCCGTGCACTTATCCGGCGCGGATGGTGCGGTCTCTGGTACGTCCGGTATTATCCTCAGCCGGGATGGCAGCCTCTACCTGGATAATAGCAGCGCGGTCAACAACAACCGTATCAACGATACTGCCAGCATCACGATGCGGGATTACGGTCAACTGCGCATTATTGGTAACGACAGTGCCGCAGTCTCTGAAACCATGGGCGCACTGGTCATTGGGTCTGGCACCAACCGTATCTCTTTTGACCTCGCGGACTCTACTCCGCAGTCGGTCAGCCTCACCTTTGATAGCTTCCAGCGGAATGCAGGTGCCATCGCCCAGTTTCAGGTGGTGGATTCAGCCCCCGGCGCCCTTGGCACGACCGCGCAGGTGCACATCGCTGATGGTGGAGCCAGTGCTGTGCAATATGGTGGGGGCGGAGGCAATGGCAGCACGAACCAGACAATCCTGGTCGGCGCGGTCGGCGGAAACGCCGCCATACCGGATCACTTCATGACCTTTGACGAGAATAATCCCACGCTGCTACGCCCGCTAGATTTCGATACGGAATACCTGCTGTCACAAAACTTGGTGGACAATGGAATTGCCCACACACTCAACCGCGACACCATTCAAGGCACGGATCATAACCTCATGATCAATTACAACACGGAGGATCCGAACAATCCAGATCCGCAGGTGGACTGGTATGGAGTGCGCCCCATCCGTGTCACTGAAAGCATCGCGATTAACTCCCTTCGCTTCGGCACACGCACACCCACCGTGGGACTGAATACCAATGAACTCGGTTCTACAGTAGTGCTTGACCGGAATGCTGTCATCTACCTGGGTGACAAGGCTGCAGGCGACGGATTACCTGAAGTCACAGGTAGCGGCAGCGGCATGATCCTGTTTGGCCGGGATAGTGCGGGCAATGCGGCGGGTAGCAACCAGTTCATCGTTGGCGGTGCCTTGGACTTTGGTTCCAGGGAGGCCATCTTTATCAATGAAAGCGGTAACAGCGCTTATATCCGCTCAGAAATACGCGGTTCTGGAGGCCTCACCAAAACGGGTGCGCAATCCGTGTTTCTTGACAATGCCAATACCTACACTGGAACCACCACGGTCGCAGAACAATACCTTGTCGTGCGTCATAGCCAGGGCCTTGGAGGCTCCAACCGGGTTGATGTGGTCGGAAATGGTGCCCTATATCTAGAGCTGGGCTCCGAAATGTCCGCAGATACGGATCTTTATATTATGAACCGGAGTGAATCCGATGTGGCCCTGCGCAGCAACTCAAGCCACAACTCCTGGAACGGTGATATCATCATGGATAACACCAGTGCTATCGGGCAGCAGCTTTACTCTGCCCGAATCCAAATCGGCACCCACGACAGCCTGAGCCTGAACGGCAATATCTATGGCGCAAATCTTAGCAATCCATTGACGGCAGACCTCAATCTGAACGATGCAGCCCTTATCTCCACGGAGAGCAGCGGCGCGGGGATCATCAATATCAACGGCGTCTTCCAAGACAACATCAACGGAGCGGCCAGCGACTTGAGTGGGACCGGTGAAAACCAAGTGCTCAGATTCCAAGTCACGGGCAATAACCAACTCATCGTCAATGTCGGACAGCAGTGGAATGCGGCAGGAAGGATTCTTCATGAGCAGGGTTATCTGCGTTACACCGGGGAAGGCAATTTCTGGACAGATGAAGCCGCCGCTGCCATCGTGCCCACCAATGCTATGAGCGGCATGCGACTTGGGGGAAGCAGCTCTGGAGATCTTGCGGATATCAATGTGGTGCTCACCAAGGAAGGCCAGAAGCTGAATATTGACCGTATCGATTTTGGTGGCAGCGGCAGCTCGGATAACTACAACAACTTCGGTAACATCGTCCTGGCCGGCACCAATACCTCCGGCACGGTGACCTTTGGTAACGGCACGGGGATCATGTATTACGGATCCACCGATGCCTCACGATCCTATACCCGTGATCTGGCCGTATTCAGTGCTCTGGGAGGCACCGTCAACATGGACTTCCGCCTGGACGATAACGATTCAGAAGTGCATACCGTCTTCACGAAGATCGGCGGCGGCATTGTCAATCTGCGCGGCGACAACACGGCCACCAACGGGGATGTGGAAAATGTGAACCTTGCAGGGGGTCTGCTTCGCCTAACTAACTATGGGAGCTCCACGGGAACACGTTTTGATAATGGGGCCATGGTTGTCTTTGCCGGCGGCAGCCTGGAGATGGATGGTGTCGGATCCACCACCAACATTACGGAAAACTTCACCGGCACGGCCGTGGGTGGTGCTGCCACTTTCCCTGTCAGCTCGGCAGCCACCGTTATCGCTGCAGGCAGTTCCAATGTAGTTGTCACCTCGGATACCGGACGCACCACCACCCTGAACCTCGGTTCATCCACCATCAATTTAAACCGCGAGTCTGGAGGCACCCTCAACTTCGTCGAAAACAGCAATGGCGGCACCTCGGTCATCACCCTGAATGGTGTCGGTGCTCCGGCGGCAGATTCAGCCATCGCCTGGGCCACGTATGGGGACAGCTTTAATTCCGCCACGCAAACCGCCAATGCGCTGGATTTCGCCATGGTGGACAGCAGCGGTGCGGTCTCCGCATTCACCGGTAGCAGCAGAGAGGACACTGACGATGCATCCGCCTGGACTGCCGGGGCAGACGTGAGTGAAGGCGCGGGTGGTTTCAGTGGCACGACTTCTGCCGGTGCCGAAGTCAATACCCTGCACTTCGACCATGATGGCAGCAGCACGCTGACACTGGATGCAGGCGGCCTTACGGTGGACAGCGGCGGCATCATGATCAGCTCCGCCGTAGCCTCAGACAGCTCTACCAAGAGCATCATGGGCGGTGATCTGCGGGCAGGCAGCGGCCAGGACCTCATCATCCATCAGTATGGTGCAGGTGCCCTGACCATCGACTCCAACATCATTGAAAATGGCGGCACCGCCCTTGTCAAAACCGGCCGTGGAGAACTCATTCTCACCGGCACGAATACCTATACTGGCGGCACTTTCTTAAATGGCGGCATCATCACGGTGAGCAGTGATGACCAGCTCGGAGCAGTTCCAGGAGCCACGGAGGCTGGGAATCTGCGATTCAACGGAGGCACCCTCAATACTACGGCGAACATGACCCTGGACAGCGACCGGGGCATCATGATCGGCGGCAACGGCGGTGGACTGTCCGTTGCTGAGGGCACCACGCTGAGTTATGGTGGCATCATCACTTCTGAGGCCAATCTGATTGAGGAATATGTGACTGCCCAGGCAACGGGAAGTTTTGTCAAATCTGGTGCTGGCACACTGGTTCTTACCGGCACAGATAACCATACCTTCACCGGCATCCTGGATATCCGTGAAGGTACGATTCTCTGGGAGAATACCGCTGCTGGCAGCACCACCGCAGATATATTTGGCTCTCACAATGAGTTCATGGATGGCACCATCCTGCGCAGTGGAGCCACACTTGAATTTGCAGGAGGCACCGCAAGCACCAGTTCTAACAGCACCACAACCATCTATGAATGGTTTACCCTGGAGGCTGGCAGCACCATCAACGCTTCCCTGGTCAGCAACAGCACCACCCCACGTGACCGCACATATACCTTTAACGGTGTCATTCATCTGGATGCCATGGGCAATGCAGGCACGGCGGCAGGGACGGTGCTATTCAACACGGCACGGCGCGGTATCAATTTTAACAATGACGGGGGCTACCTCACCGGGGATGGCGGCATTCAGAAAATCGGCGATGGTGCTTTGTATTTCCGTGAGAACAGCCCCGAGTGGACAGGTCAGCTCATCATTAACGAAGGCACCGTGCAGGCCTACAGCGCCGGCAATGTCTTCGGCACAGGCACTTTGCCCATTTTGTTAGGTCACGATGGCAATGCTGTGGGTGAAACCAACGGTGGCAACAATGAAGCAGGTATCTACATGCGTAATGAATCCGGTTTCAACAACCTGCCCACCATCACGCACGACATCATTGTGCGTAATGAAAACGGCCTCGGCAGCCAGGAAAAGCGCATCGGCGGCTACTACCTTGCCCATGAAGACGTGGCGCAATACAATGGTAACCTGACCCTCAATGATGACGTTCGTTTCTTTTACCAGGATGATGTGCGCAACAGTCTGGACACCAGCAACAACTCCTCACATTTCCGCAATGACACCCGCAGCTACGGAGCCCCGGAAAACTCCGAAACCATTTTCATCAATTTTAATGGTGGCATCAATGGCGACGGTAACATCATTACCTACGTAGGCCAGGGCGGAACGGGCAATGCCACGAACGGCAGCATCACCGGAGCCAACGATGACCTGGTCATCCACACAATTTTCGGCCTGAATGGAGACAACCGTGACTGGACTGGCAAGCTGATCATCAGCAACAATGGCGGTACGACCGCTGCGGATGATGTGGACCGCTTTGCCTATATACGGTTAGGCCACGAATTCGCACTGAATGACAATCAGGTGGAATTTGCCAACCGGGGTTATCTTCAGATGGGTGGTATTGACAAGACCTTCTCCCAAAACTTCCTCTTCATCGGCGGCACCGGTCTGGCCAATACGGCAAAGATTCAAAATGCGGATGAGTCCGATGTCACGATCACTTTCTTCTCCGGTGCGGGCACCGTCAATGAGGTGTACCAGGACATCGGCGTCGGCATGGAAGACGGTGTTGTTTATGGCGGACGGTATGAAGACCGTGGCCTGCTGAACGTGGTCAAATCAGGCGCGGGTCATACCGTCTTCGGTGCCTCCACAGGCGGCGGTGAAATTGCCGATTCCTTCAGCAGCTACAGCGGCACCACGACGGTTCAGGAAGGCATCCTCTATGCAGGTAGCAACAATGCTTTTTCTCCTAACTCCCGTTTCATCGTCGAAGCGGGTGCTGAACTGAGCCTCTACTGGGACCAAGCCTCCACTGGTTTTGACAACACGCTCGGCTCCCTCAGCGGCAGCAGCGGTGCCCTGGTGGACATTGACAATTCCATCCTGCGACTGGGTGGGGATGGCACTATCGGCGCTGATTATTCTGGAACCATCAGCGGCTACGGCAGTTTCTACAAGATCGGCACCGGCTCCCAGCGCCTGTCGGGAGACAATACCTTCTTTGCCAGCAACGTGGCCATTTTGGAAGGCACTCTCATCGGCGGCAGTAACAGTGCCTTCGGCGATGATTATAATGTCATCAACCTGGGAGGTGTGCCCCTGGCTGCACCCAGCCCCATTGACGCACGCGTGGAACTGCTGCTGGATGGCAGCGCTACCGCCGTCAACAACATCGTTTCGATGAATCCTTTTGATGGCAATACTCAAGGCATCACCCTCATCGGGACACGGGCGACTGCGGGCACTTACGGCTTTTCCAACCTGAGCAGCGTGGATGCAGGCAACAACATTTTTGCCATCGCTGAAGGGGACTCCACCTTCCAATTTGGAGGCAACGTGGTCATCTATGATTACGGCATGGGTGCCAGCCTGATCAAGCTGGGTTCCGGCACAGTGGAAATGCACGGCACTTCGAACTATTACGGCACTGGCTTTAACACTTCCGGCCAGGCCATTGATGGCGGCACAGTCCTGCGTCAGGGTACCTTGTCTGTCTTCAATTCGACTGCGCTCAGCACCACGGTCGTTGAACTGGGAGACACACGCCGGGTCTTGAGCCAGGGCGTTTACCTGGCCACCAGCGGCTCGCTCGTCACTCGTGGAGGCGAATTTGATGCGGAAAGCAATGGCGCAGGAGCCGCCGGTGCGGGAGCCTTCCTAGACGTTACCTCCCAGGTGGACGGAGTCACCCTGACAGAGGCGGATGTGGGCAAGCGCATCCTCGTCAAAGACGAACTGGGGGATCCTGAGCGCAATGGCATCTATGAAATCCTGAGCGTCGATGAAGCGGATGGCTCAATGATCCTGGTGCGTGCGGACGACTTCGATGAAGCGGGTGAAATGCTATACGGCAGCAGCGTTGAAGTCGCTGCTGGTGAACAGGCCGGACTCAGCTACTTCATGGCCTCTGCCGATGTGGAAGCCGTCAACGCTGACGATCAGTCCAGTCCTGTTTATTGGGAAAAGGAAGATGCCAGCTCTGACCTGGCCCTCGTCGCCGGTGTGGCGGACCTGACCATCCTCAATGATGTGGATGTGAATGATACCAACAGCGGTGGCATCAGTGCCCTGGGAGGCATCTTCACCAGCGGTAACTCCACCTTCACGGGTAACATCACCCTCCAGCATCAAGATGGAGTGGACAACATCCACGAAATCACCCTGACCTCCGCTTCCAACACAGAGTCTGGAACCGGTGAACGCGGCACCATTTTCACCGGCGTCCTGTCTGAAGCCCAGCTTGGGGATACCCTGCATGTGCGTGTGGATGGCGGTGGCACAGTGACCCTAACCAACGATTCCCACAGCTATACTGGCAAGACCACCGTGGGTGAAGACAGCACCCTGCTGCTCCATGGCGCAGCCTCCATCTCCAACTCCAACTGGCTGGAAGTGGAAGCCGGGGGCGTCTTTGAAACCACCCAGCTCACCAGCAGCAGCGCCTATACTTGGGAAAACACCGTGAGCGGTACCGGGAGCATTCGGCCCGGCGCAGGCAATGCCTTCATCGTGGATGGTGACGGCGTCATCCGCCCTGGACTTTCTAGCAGCCCTTACAACATTGCCACTGCCGGAGACCAAATTGGCCGACTGACCGTGGAAGGAAACCTGGTGCTGGCAGGAGACAGCAGCGGCACGGATCGCCTGCTCCTGCAAATGGGCGCTACAGGCGGGGCCGATTTCAATGACGCCATCAATTTCTCCAATAACCAAGGAGCGGGTTTCGGAAGCTGGCTGCAAACACAAGCGACACTGTATGACAGCTTTACCGGGGGCAATCATGATAGCCTAACCATCACTGGAAATCTTTCCCTGGATGAAGGCGGTTACATTGTCTTCAACAACAGCAACGGTGATTACGTCCCGCAGTATGGGGATGTTTTCAATCTGCTGGACTGGGACTCGCTGACGGAAAATGACTTTGATACCGGGGGCACGCAGCGTGGAGGCGGGCTGCTGGGAGACCTTTATCTACCGGATCTGAACACGGGTTTTTATGATACTTCCCTCTTCCTCAGCCACGGCATCATCGTCGTGGTGCCTGAGCCAGGTCGTGCAGGGCTGCTGCTGGGAGCAGGCTTGATTTTCATGCTGCGCCGCCGCCGTCCGGCCACCCGCTAA